The following are encoded together in the Syngnathus typhle isolate RoL2023-S1 ecotype Sweden linkage group LG5, RoL_Styp_1.0, whole genome shotgun sequence genome:
- the cds1 gene encoding phosphatidate cytidylyltransferase 2, with protein MTELRRRGGGGEDPDSTDNLSDKEAEGEDDRLVGMQGDMEGECDVDTKADAVDVPASTADTDNTPQCLNKALEGLAPRWKNYWIRGVLSLAMISFFFLTIYLGPIALILIVMTVQIKCFQEIITIGYKVYRSYDLPWFRTLSWYFLVCVNYFFYGETLAEYFGALVQREEPLQFLSRYHRFISFALYLAGFCMFVLSLVKKHYRLQFYMFAWTHVTLLIVVTQSHLVIQNLFEGMIWFIVPISIVICNDIGAYLFGFFFGRTPLIKLSPKKTWEGFIGGYFSTVIFGFVLSSLLSQFQYFVCPVGLSSESGSLFTVECEPSDLFVLRRYNLPALVRSVLPWETVTLYPFQIHSIFLSSFASLIGPFGGFFASGFKRAFKIKDFASTIPGHGGIMDRFDCQYLMATFTHVYIASFIRGPNPSKVLQQLLMLQPEQQLSIFNTLTSHLKDRGLLPPAA; from the exons GAGGCCGAAGGCGAGGATGACAGGCTGGTGGGCATGCAGGGCGACATGGAGGGCGAGTGCGACGTGGACACCAAAGCGGACGCCGTGGATGTGCCTGCGTCCACGGCAGACACAGACAACACGCCACAGTGTCTCAACAAGGCTCTGGAGGGACTGGCGCCGAG GTGGAAGAACTACTGGATCCGCGGAGTTTTGTCTCTCGCCATGatttccttcttcttcctcaCCATCTACCTGGGACCAATTGCTCTCATCTTGATT GTGATGACGGTGCAAATCAAGTGTTTCCAGGAAATCATTACAATCGGCTATAAGGTCTATCGCTCGTATGACCTGCCCTGGTTCAGGACACTCAGTTG GTACTTCCTGGTGTGCGTCAACTACTTCTTCTATGGCGAGACGCTGGCCGAGTACTTTGGCGCGCTGGTGCAGAGAGAGGAGCCCCTGCAGTTCCTGTCTCGTTACCATAGGTTTATCTCCTTTGCCTTGTACCTGGCAG GTTTCTGCATGTTTGTGCTGAGTTTAGTGAAGAAACATTACCGCCTGCAGTTTTACATG tttgcgtggACCCATGTGACGCTGTTGATTGTGGTGACTCAGTCGCACCTAGTCATTCAGAATCTGTTTGAAGGAATGATCTG GTTCATCGTGCCCATCTCCATTGTGATCTGCAATGACATCGGCGCCTACCTGTTTGGCTTCTTCTTTGGACGCACGCCGCTCATCAAG ctctCACCGAAGAAGACATGGGAGGGCTTTATCGGCGGTTACTTCTCCACCGTGATCTTTGGATTCGTT TTGTCGTCGCTGCTGTCCCAGTTCCAGTACTTTGTGTGTCCGGTGGGCCTGAGTAGCGAGAGTGGCAGCTTGTTCACGGTGGAATGCGAGCCGTCCGACTTGTTTGTGCTGCGGCGGTACAACCTGCCGGCGCTGGTCCGCAGTGTGCTGCCGTGG GAAACCGTGACGCTGTACCCGTTCCAGATCCACAGCATTTTCTTGTCGTCATTTGCGTCGCTCATCGGCCCTTTCGGCGGATTTTTCGCCAGTGGCTTCAAGCGAGCCTTCAAGATTAAA GATTTTGCCAGCACCATCCCGGGACACGGAGGGATCATGGACCGTTTCGACTGTCAGTACCTGATGGCTACCTTCACCCACGTCTACATAGCCAGCTTCATCAG GGGTCCCAATCCCAGCAAAGTCCTGCAGCAGCTGCTCATGCTGCAGCCGGAACAGCAACTTAGCATCTTCAACACACTGACCTCGCACCTGAAGGACCGAGGGCTGCTGCCCCCCGCGGCATGA
- the rasgef1ba gene encoding ras-GEF domain-containing family member 1B-A isoform X3, with translation MPQTPHSAGGYKKNFYQAQEEAYSGLSDHDNNLESGSLDALIRHLLPTVDYYPDRTYIFTFLLSFRLFIHPYELMSKVCHLCVEQQRLGDPQADKIRLRKIAPKILQLLTEWTETFPYDFRDERTMRGLKELTHRLSTGDEIYRKATSQLSQGLIRRLAVLSQYEEALVKINAVAAERLGILKAKPQAAIHRDIMSICNDPFTLAQQLTHIELERLSYIGPEEFVQAFVQKAPVDNGKSLFSEHKAAANLEAYVDWFNRLSYLVATEICRPIKKKQRAQVVEFFIDVARECFNIGNFNSLMAIISGMNMSPVSRLKKTWSKVKTAKFDILERQMDPSGNFYNYRTALRGATQRSITANSSREKIVIPFFSLLIKDIYFLNESCSNRLHNGHINFQKWWELAKQVSEFMSWKAVQCPFDKERKVLHYLLTAPVYTEDALCLASYESEGPDNNMDKDRWKSLRSTLLN, from the exons ATGCCTCAGACACCGCACAGCGCCGGAGgctacaaaaaaaacttttaccaGGCCCAGGAGGAGGCCTATTCTGGACTCTCCGACCATGACAACAACCTGGAGTCCGGATCCTTGGACGCCCTCATACGGCACCTGCTCCCCACTGTTGACTATTATCCGGAT AGGACGTATATCTTCACATTCCTGCTGAGTTTTCGCCTCTTCATCCACCCGTATGAGCTCATGTCCAAAGTGTGCCACCTGTGCGTGGAACAGCAACGACTCGGCGACCCCCAAGCCGATAAG ATACGACTCCGAAAGATCGCTCCAAAGATCCTGCAGCTGTTAACGGAGTGGACGGAAACTTTCCCTTACGACTTCCGGGATGAGCGGACAATGCGTGGCTTGAAGGAGCTGACGCATCGGCTCTCCACTGGAGATGAG ATTTACAGGAAGGCGACGAGTCAGCTGAGCCAAGGCTTGATCCGGAGGCTGGCGGTTCTCAGCCAATACGAGGAAGCGCTGGTCAAGATCAACGCGGTGGCGGCCGAGCGCCTCGGCATCCTCAAGGCTAAACCCCAGGCCGCCATTCACAGGGACATCATGTCCATCTGCAACGACCCCTTCACTCTGGCCCAGCAGCTGACCCACATAGAACTG GAGAGACTCAGCTACATTGGCCCCGAGGAGTTTGTCCAGGCATTCGTCCAGAAAGCTCCGGTGGACAACGGCAAG AGCCTCTTTAGCGAGCACAAGGCGGCGGCCAACCTGGAGGCCTATGTGGACTGGTTCAACAGGCTCAGCTACCTGGTGGCCACCGAGATCTGCAGG CCCATAAAGAAGAAACAGCGAGCCCAGGTGGTGGAATTCTTCATCGATGTCGCACGCGAATGCTTCAACATTGGCAACTTCAACTCCCTCATGGCCATCATTT CCGGGATGAATATGAGTCCCGTGTCCCGCCTGAAGAAGACGTGGAGCAAAGTGAAGACAGCCAAGTTTGACATCCTGGAG CGCCAGATGGATCCTTCCGGCAACTTCTACAACTACAGGACTGCGCTGCGCGGCGCCACCCAGAGGTCCATCACGGCCAACAGCAGCAGGGAGAAG ATTGTCATCCCGTTCTTCAGCCTGCTCATCAAGGACATCTACTTCCTCAACGAAAGCTGCTCCAACCGGCTGCACAACGGACATATCAACTTCCAG AAATGGTGGGAGCTGGCCAAGCAGGTGAGCGAGTTCATGAGCTGGAAGGCTGTGCAGTGTCCCTTTGACAAGGAGCGCAAGGTTCTGCACTATCTGCTCACCGCGCCCGTCTACACCGAAGACG CGTTGTGTCTGGCATCGTACGAGAGCGAAGGTCCCGACAACAACATGGATAAAGACAGATGGAAGTCGCTCAG ATCCACGCTGCTAAATTGA
- the tmem175 gene encoding endosomal/lysosomal proton channel TMEM175 isoform X1, translating into MSQHEGDDHAAEEEQHVGEDAERERHASAMSTESLLAASDNVEEVHGGTQSSHRLLAYSDALLSIIATVMILPVAHTKMQGDEELDENLQLLLGTKLAVYLMTFLIVTVAWAAHIRLFQVIVRIDDTLALLNLACMMLITLLPYTFSLMATFPSHILGILLFCGCVMVIGLIQSVIVLYAFGRPFLLQDQIQACEDRTVCRHHILKVLLRVPVMCLLAAVCSFFCYQLVLVPDELFLLSVSRTCCWLLSSSFRISPRASCGVGTNFSEDPEQVMFYTFMPSEPLSKERVEAFSDGVYAIVATLLILDICEDNVPEPATVRQRFNGSLVAALRPYGSDYLAYLGSFATVGLLWFAHHSLFLHVVQATRLMGLLNTMSLAFVGGLPLAFRLTHELPHAASRDERRAVQAACVLVFGAGAFQLATWVAALQGSGQRTLRPAVRYGGPEHVFMLAKLTLYPAVALTAFLLTCALSRFSATIFHLMEIATPLAFLLLRLTVRVVLALLRRLFGPQRRQTLNGEENICSGVPFNPLLIG; encoded by the exons ATGAGCCAACACGAAGGTGACGACCACGCGGCGGAAGAGGAGCAACACGTCGGGGAGGACGCGGAAAGGGAGCGGCACGCCTCTGCCATGTCCACAGAGAGCCTCCTGGCCGCCTCGGACAATGTCGAAGAGGTTCACGGCGGCACGCAGTCGTCGCACCGGCTGCTGGCCTACAGCGACGCGCTCCTCTCCATCATCGCTACCGTCATG ATTCTTCCTGTGGCCCACACCAAGATGCAGGGCGATGAG GAGCTGGATGAAAACCTTCAGCTTCTCCTAGGCACCAAGTTGGCCGTCTATCTGATGACCTTCCTCATTGTAACTGTGGCCTGGGCGGCGCACATCAG GTTATTCCAAGTGATTGTGCGGATCGATGACACTCTGGCCTTGCTCAACCTT GCGTGCATGATGCTGATCACCCTGCTGCCGTACACA TTTTCGCTGATGGCGACCTTTCCGTCGCACATTCTTGGAATTCTTCTTTTCTGCGGCTGCGTGATGGTCATCGGTCTCATTCAG tCGGTGATCGTCTTGTACGCCTTCGGTCGTCCGTTCCTGCTCCAGGATCAGATCCAAGCGTGTGAGGACCGCACCGTGTGCCGACATCACATCCTCAAAGTCCTCCTGAGGGTTCCTGTCATGTGCCTCCTGGCTGCAGTTTGCTCCTTCTTCTGCTACCAGCTG GTTCTTGTTCCCGATGAGTTGTTTCTCCTCTCCGTCAGTCGTACGTGTTGCTGGCTCTTGTCATCTTCCTTCCGTATATCTCCCAGGGCGTCCTGTGGTGTCGGGACAAACTTCTCG GAGGATCCGGAGCAGGTGATGTTTTACACCTTCATGCCCAGCGAGCCGCTGAGTAAAGAGCGTGTGGAGGCCTTCAGTGACGGCGTCTACGCCATTGTGGCCACGCTGCTCATCCTGGACATTTG cGAGGACAACGTCCCCGAACCGGCCACGGTGCGGCAGCGCTTCAATGGCAGCCTGGTGGCGGCGCTGCGCCCGTACGGGTCCGACTACCTGGCTTACCTGGGCTCCTTCGCCACCGTGGGCCTGCTCTGGTTCGCGCACCACTCACTGTTCCTGCACGTGGTCCAGGCCACGCGCCTGATGGGCCTCCTCAACACCATGTCCCTGGCTTTTGTCGGCGGCCTGCCGCTGGCCTTCCGGCTCACCCACGAGCTGCCTCATGCCGCCTCGCGTGACGAGCGGCGCGCTGTACAAGCCGCCTGCGTCCTGGTCTTTGGCGCCGGTGCGTTCCAGCTAGCCACCTGGGTAGCGGCACTGCAGGGCAGCGGGCAACGGACGCTGAGGCCGGCGGTGCGCTATGGCGGCCCCGAGCACGTCTTTATGCTGGCCAAGCTGACGCTGTACCCGGCCGTGGCCCTCACCGCCTTCCTGCTCACGTGCGCACTAAGCCGCTTCAGTGCCACCATCTTCCACCTGATGGAGATTGCCACGCCGCTCGCCTTCCTGCTGCTCAGGTTGACGGTGAGAGTCGTCCTGGCCCTGCTCAGACGCCTGTTTGGTCCGCAAAGGAGACAAACGCTAAACGGGGAGGAAAACATTTGCTCCGGGGTTCCGTTCAACCCGCTGCTAATCGGCTGA
- the rasgef1ba gene encoding ras-GEF domain-containing family member 1B-A isoform X1 yields the protein MLFIHHRIIALAGLSLSNSAMAKFLTKVLGCALPVRKDNKSMPQTPHSAGGYKKNFYQAQEEAYSGLSDHDNNLESGSLDALIRHLLPTVDYYPDRTYIFTFLLSFRLFIHPYELMSKVCHLCVEQQRLGDPQADKIRLRKIAPKILQLLTEWTETFPYDFRDERTMRGLKELTHRLSTGDEIYRKATSQLSQGLIRRLAVLSQYEEALVKINAVAAERLGILKAKPQAAIHRDIMSICNDPFTLAQQLTHIELERLSYIGPEEFVQAFVQKAPVDNGKSLFSEHKAAANLEAYVDWFNRLSYLVATEICRPIKKKQRAQVVEFFIDVARECFNIGNFNSLMAIISGMNMSPVSRLKKTWSKVKTAKFDILERQMDPSGNFYNYRTALRGATQRSITANSSREKIVIPFFSLLIKDIYFLNESCSNRLHNGHINFQKWWELAKQVSEFMSWKAVQCPFDKERKVLHYLLTAPVYTEDALCLASYESEGPDNNMDKDRWKSLRSTLLN from the exons ATGCTCTTCATCCATCATCGCATTATTGCGCTTgctggtctctctctctcaaactCCGCAATGGCAAAGTTCCTGACCAAAGTCCTGGGATGTGCGCTTCCTGTGCGGAAG gACAACAAGAGCATGCCTCAGACACCGCACAGCGCCGGAGgctacaaaaaaaacttttaccaGGCCCAGGAGGAGGCCTATTCTGGACTCTCCGACCATGACAACAACCTGGAGTCCGGATCCTTGGACGCCCTCATACGGCACCTGCTCCCCACTGTTGACTATTATCCGGAT AGGACGTATATCTTCACATTCCTGCTGAGTTTTCGCCTCTTCATCCACCCGTATGAGCTCATGTCCAAAGTGTGCCACCTGTGCGTGGAACAGCAACGACTCGGCGACCCCCAAGCCGATAAG ATACGACTCCGAAAGATCGCTCCAAAGATCCTGCAGCTGTTAACGGAGTGGACGGAAACTTTCCCTTACGACTTCCGGGATGAGCGGACAATGCGTGGCTTGAAGGAGCTGACGCATCGGCTCTCCACTGGAGATGAG ATTTACAGGAAGGCGACGAGTCAGCTGAGCCAAGGCTTGATCCGGAGGCTGGCGGTTCTCAGCCAATACGAGGAAGCGCTGGTCAAGATCAACGCGGTGGCGGCCGAGCGCCTCGGCATCCTCAAGGCTAAACCCCAGGCCGCCATTCACAGGGACATCATGTCCATCTGCAACGACCCCTTCACTCTGGCCCAGCAGCTGACCCACATAGAACTG GAGAGACTCAGCTACATTGGCCCCGAGGAGTTTGTCCAGGCATTCGTCCAGAAAGCTCCGGTGGACAACGGCAAG AGCCTCTTTAGCGAGCACAAGGCGGCGGCCAACCTGGAGGCCTATGTGGACTGGTTCAACAGGCTCAGCTACCTGGTGGCCACCGAGATCTGCAGG CCCATAAAGAAGAAACAGCGAGCCCAGGTGGTGGAATTCTTCATCGATGTCGCACGCGAATGCTTCAACATTGGCAACTTCAACTCCCTCATGGCCATCATTT CCGGGATGAATATGAGTCCCGTGTCCCGCCTGAAGAAGACGTGGAGCAAAGTGAAGACAGCCAAGTTTGACATCCTGGAG CGCCAGATGGATCCTTCCGGCAACTTCTACAACTACAGGACTGCGCTGCGCGGCGCCACCCAGAGGTCCATCACGGCCAACAGCAGCAGGGAGAAG ATTGTCATCCCGTTCTTCAGCCTGCTCATCAAGGACATCTACTTCCTCAACGAAAGCTGCTCCAACCGGCTGCACAACGGACATATCAACTTCCAG AAATGGTGGGAGCTGGCCAAGCAGGTGAGCGAGTTCATGAGCTGGAAGGCTGTGCAGTGTCCCTTTGACAAGGAGCGCAAGGTTCTGCACTATCTGCTCACCGCGCCCGTCTACACCGAAGACG CGTTGTGTCTGGCATCGTACGAGAGCGAAGGTCCCGACAACAACATGGATAAAGACAGATGGAAGTCGCTCAG ATCCACGCTGCTAAATTGA
- the rasgef1ba gene encoding ras-GEF domain-containing family member 1B-A isoform X2, with product MFSTKCDNKSMPQTPHSAGGYKKNFYQAQEEAYSGLSDHDNNLESGSLDALIRHLLPTVDYYPDRTYIFTFLLSFRLFIHPYELMSKVCHLCVEQQRLGDPQADKIRLRKIAPKILQLLTEWTETFPYDFRDERTMRGLKELTHRLSTGDEIYRKATSQLSQGLIRRLAVLSQYEEALVKINAVAAERLGILKAKPQAAIHRDIMSICNDPFTLAQQLTHIELERLSYIGPEEFVQAFVQKAPVDNGKSLFSEHKAAANLEAYVDWFNRLSYLVATEICRPIKKKQRAQVVEFFIDVARECFNIGNFNSLMAIISGMNMSPVSRLKKTWSKVKTAKFDILERQMDPSGNFYNYRTALRGATQRSITANSSREKIVIPFFSLLIKDIYFLNESCSNRLHNGHINFQKWWELAKQVSEFMSWKAVQCPFDKERKVLHYLLTAPVYTEDALCLASYESEGPDNNMDKDRWKSLRSTLLN from the exons ATGTTCTCGACAAAATGT gACAACAAGAGCATGCCTCAGACACCGCACAGCGCCGGAGgctacaaaaaaaacttttaccaGGCCCAGGAGGAGGCCTATTCTGGACTCTCCGACCATGACAACAACCTGGAGTCCGGATCCTTGGACGCCCTCATACGGCACCTGCTCCCCACTGTTGACTATTATCCGGAT AGGACGTATATCTTCACATTCCTGCTGAGTTTTCGCCTCTTCATCCACCCGTATGAGCTCATGTCCAAAGTGTGCCACCTGTGCGTGGAACAGCAACGACTCGGCGACCCCCAAGCCGATAAG ATACGACTCCGAAAGATCGCTCCAAAGATCCTGCAGCTGTTAACGGAGTGGACGGAAACTTTCCCTTACGACTTCCGGGATGAGCGGACAATGCGTGGCTTGAAGGAGCTGACGCATCGGCTCTCCACTGGAGATGAG ATTTACAGGAAGGCGACGAGTCAGCTGAGCCAAGGCTTGATCCGGAGGCTGGCGGTTCTCAGCCAATACGAGGAAGCGCTGGTCAAGATCAACGCGGTGGCGGCCGAGCGCCTCGGCATCCTCAAGGCTAAACCCCAGGCCGCCATTCACAGGGACATCATGTCCATCTGCAACGACCCCTTCACTCTGGCCCAGCAGCTGACCCACATAGAACTG GAGAGACTCAGCTACATTGGCCCCGAGGAGTTTGTCCAGGCATTCGTCCAGAAAGCTCCGGTGGACAACGGCAAG AGCCTCTTTAGCGAGCACAAGGCGGCGGCCAACCTGGAGGCCTATGTGGACTGGTTCAACAGGCTCAGCTACCTGGTGGCCACCGAGATCTGCAGG CCCATAAAGAAGAAACAGCGAGCCCAGGTGGTGGAATTCTTCATCGATGTCGCACGCGAATGCTTCAACATTGGCAACTTCAACTCCCTCATGGCCATCATTT CCGGGATGAATATGAGTCCCGTGTCCCGCCTGAAGAAGACGTGGAGCAAAGTGAAGACAGCCAAGTTTGACATCCTGGAG CGCCAGATGGATCCTTCCGGCAACTTCTACAACTACAGGACTGCGCTGCGCGGCGCCACCCAGAGGTCCATCACGGCCAACAGCAGCAGGGAGAAG ATTGTCATCCCGTTCTTCAGCCTGCTCATCAAGGACATCTACTTCCTCAACGAAAGCTGCTCCAACCGGCTGCACAACGGACATATCAACTTCCAG AAATGGTGGGAGCTGGCCAAGCAGGTGAGCGAGTTCATGAGCTGGAAGGCTGTGCAGTGTCCCTTTGACAAGGAGCGCAAGGTTCTGCACTATCTGCTCACCGCGCCCGTCTACACCGAAGACG CGTTGTGTCTGGCATCGTACGAGAGCGAAGGTCCCGACAACAACATGGATAAAGACAGATGGAAGTCGCTCAG ATCCACGCTGCTAAATTGA
- the tmem175 gene encoding endosomal/lysosomal proton channel TMEM175 isoform X2 — translation MSQHEGDDHAAEEEQHVGEDAERERHASAMSTESLLAASDNVEEVHGGTQSSHRLLAYSDALLSIIATVMILPVAHTKMQGDEELDENLQLLLGTKLAVYLMTFLIVTVAWAAHIRLFQVIVRIDDTLALLNLACMMLITLLPYTFSLMATFPSHILGILLFCGCVMVIGLIQSVIVLYAFGRPFLLQDQIQACEDRTVCRHHILKVLLRVPVMCLLAAVCSFFCYQLSYVLLALVIFLPYISQGVLWCRDKLLGPVEEDPEQVMFYTFMPSEPLSKERVEAFSDGVYAIVATLLILDICEDNVPEPATVRQRFNGSLVAALRPYGSDYLAYLGSFATVGLLWFAHHSLFLHVVQATRLMGLLNTMSLAFVGGLPLAFRLTHELPHAASRDERRAVQAACVLVFGAGAFQLATWVAALQGSGQRTLRPAVRYGGPEHVFMLAKLTLYPAVALTAFLLTCALSRFSATIFHLMEIATPLAFLLLRLTVRVVLALLRRLFGPQRRQTLNGEENICSGVPFNPLLIG, via the exons ATGAGCCAACACGAAGGTGACGACCACGCGGCGGAAGAGGAGCAACACGTCGGGGAGGACGCGGAAAGGGAGCGGCACGCCTCTGCCATGTCCACAGAGAGCCTCCTGGCCGCCTCGGACAATGTCGAAGAGGTTCACGGCGGCACGCAGTCGTCGCACCGGCTGCTGGCCTACAGCGACGCGCTCCTCTCCATCATCGCTACCGTCATG ATTCTTCCTGTGGCCCACACCAAGATGCAGGGCGATGAG GAGCTGGATGAAAACCTTCAGCTTCTCCTAGGCACCAAGTTGGCCGTCTATCTGATGACCTTCCTCATTGTAACTGTGGCCTGGGCGGCGCACATCAG GTTATTCCAAGTGATTGTGCGGATCGATGACACTCTGGCCTTGCTCAACCTT GCGTGCATGATGCTGATCACCCTGCTGCCGTACACA TTTTCGCTGATGGCGACCTTTCCGTCGCACATTCTTGGAATTCTTCTTTTCTGCGGCTGCGTGATGGTCATCGGTCTCATTCAG tCGGTGATCGTCTTGTACGCCTTCGGTCGTCCGTTCCTGCTCCAGGATCAGATCCAAGCGTGTGAGGACCGCACCGTGTGCCGACATCACATCCTCAAAGTCCTCCTGAGGGTTCCTGTCATGTGCCTCCTGGCTGCAGTTTGCTCCTTCTTCTGCTACCAGCTG TCGTACGTGTTGCTGGCTCTTGTCATCTTCCTTCCGTATATCTCCCAGGGCGTCCTGTGGTGTCGGGACAAACTTCTCG GTCCCGTGGAGGAGGATCCGGAGCAGGTGATGTTTTACACCTTCATGCCCAGCGAGCCGCTGAGTAAAGAGCGTGTGGAGGCCTTCAGTGACGGCGTCTACGCCATTGTGGCCACGCTGCTCATCCTGGACATTTG cGAGGACAACGTCCCCGAACCGGCCACGGTGCGGCAGCGCTTCAATGGCAGCCTGGTGGCGGCGCTGCGCCCGTACGGGTCCGACTACCTGGCTTACCTGGGCTCCTTCGCCACCGTGGGCCTGCTCTGGTTCGCGCACCACTCACTGTTCCTGCACGTGGTCCAGGCCACGCGCCTGATGGGCCTCCTCAACACCATGTCCCTGGCTTTTGTCGGCGGCCTGCCGCTGGCCTTCCGGCTCACCCACGAGCTGCCTCATGCCGCCTCGCGTGACGAGCGGCGCGCTGTACAAGCCGCCTGCGTCCTGGTCTTTGGCGCCGGTGCGTTCCAGCTAGCCACCTGGGTAGCGGCACTGCAGGGCAGCGGGCAACGGACGCTGAGGCCGGCGGTGCGCTATGGCGGCCCCGAGCACGTCTTTATGCTGGCCAAGCTGACGCTGTACCCGGCCGTGGCCCTCACCGCCTTCCTGCTCACGTGCGCACTAAGCCGCTTCAGTGCCACCATCTTCCACCTGATGGAGATTGCCACGCCGCTCGCCTTCCTGCTGCTCAGGTTGACGGTGAGAGTCGTCCTGGCCCTGCTCAGACGCCTGTTTGGTCCGCAAAGGAGACAAACGCTAAACGGGGAGGAAAACATTTGCTCCGGGGTTCCGTTCAACCCGCTGCTAATCGGCTGA